The Methanohalophilus portucalensis genome window below encodes:
- a CDS encoding energy-coupling factor ABC transporter ATP-binding protein, protein MNEAISVRNLNYAYPDGTLALKDIELHVKKGEKIGILGPNGAGKTTLFMHLNGVIKNPDGEVSIFNQDISSLKTEERIHRVGVVFQDPDDQLFMPTIFDDVAFGPINMGLNKEEVEERVSSALKTVGLSGFEERVPHNLSYGQKKRAAIAAVLSMGPEILILDEPTANLDPRSKAELIKLVNRLNSEGITTIIASHEVNTLPELVDRIYIINQEIIAEGTPREIFSDWQLLRDNNLEAPDVFKLFQVLTCFGYDCEKLPLSINEAVDELTKTIEGGKGHVHLHIHEHTHRNVNECLNNYNHHEDRGI, encoded by the coding sequence ATGAATGAAGCAATAAGTGTCCGTAATTTAAATTATGCATATCCCGACGGTACACTCGCATTAAAGGATATAGAACTACATGTCAAAAAGGGAGAAAAAATAGGTATATTGGGCCCCAACGGTGCGGGTAAGACCACCCTTTTCATGCATTTAAACGGGGTTATCAAAAATCCCGATGGTGAAGTCAGCATATTCAACCAGGATATTTCCAGCCTCAAAACCGAGGAAAGGATACACAGGGTAGGGGTCGTATTCCAGGATCCGGATGACCAGCTTTTCATGCCAACAATCTTTGATGATGTGGCATTCGGGCCCATCAACATGGGACTCAATAAAGAAGAGGTAGAGGAGAGAGTATCTTCTGCACTGAAGACAGTGGGACTTTCTGGATTTGAAGAAAGGGTACCCCATAACCTCAGTTATGGCCAGAAAAAGAGGGCTGCAATTGCTGCTGTGCTTTCAATGGGACCGGAAATACTGATCCTTGACGAGCCCACTGCAAATCTTGATCCCAGAAGCAAAGCGGAACTGATCAAACTCGTAAACCGCCTCAACAGTGAAGGGATTACAACCATAATTGCAAGCCATGAAGTGAATACCCTTCCGGAACTTGTTGACCGGATATATATTATAAATCAGGAAATTATTGCCGAAGGTACGCCTCGCGAAATATTTTCAGACTGGCAATTACTCAGGGATAACAACCTGGAGGCACCCGATGTATTCAAGCTCTTCCAGGTTCTCACATGTTTTGGATATGACTGTGAGAAATTGCCCTTAAGCATCAATGAAGCAGTTGATGAATTAACAAAAACTATAGAAGGTGGCAAAGGACATGTCCACCTGCACATTCATGAACATACCCACAGGAATGTAAACGAATGTCTCAACAATTACAACCACCATGAAGACCGTGGGATATAA
- the cbiQ gene encoding cobalt ECF transporter T component CbiQ — translation MKGATLMEYPHIDRYAEMDSPIHSLDHRMKLVAFLILIFSFVFLPSVNLALIALLASLMILVISGLPKKFVLHRVKWAVLILLPLFFILPFTVEGRGMFGGGYFTVSYEGVYLASLIMLRAIAAVTLVVIMLATASFDTTIKALYSLKLPSTIVQMLMFTYRYIFVITDEFQRMWKAIRSKGFRPTTGKYALSITGNLIGMLLVKSYDRAERVYQAMIAKGYTGKPCTIVEFHMKSKDYLAGIIIISVAILLHTYHLVF, via the coding sequence ATGAAAGGTGCAACTTTAATGGAATATCCCCATATTGACCGTTATGCAGAGATGGATTCACCCATCCATTCCCTGGACCACAGGATGAAACTGGTAGCCTTTTTAATCCTCATATTTTCATTTGTCTTCCTTCCCAGCGTAAACCTTGCCCTAATCGCCCTCTTGGCCAGCCTGATGATATTGGTCATCTCCGGGTTACCTAAAAAGTTTGTTTTGCACAGGGTCAAATGGGCAGTACTTATTCTTTTACCCCTTTTTTTCATATTGCCATTTACAGTGGAAGGCAGAGGAATGTTTGGAGGCGGCTATTTCACTGTTTCATATGAAGGAGTCTATCTTGCAAGCCTCATAATGCTGCGGGCAATTGCAGCGGTTACACTGGTGGTCATTATGCTTGCGACCGCAAGTTTTGACACAACCATCAAGGCCCTTTATTCCCTGAAATTACCTTCCACTATAGTACAGATGCTTATGTTCACATACCGCTATATTTTTGTGATAACTGATGAGTTCCAGCGGATGTGGAAGGCCATAAGATCAAAAGGTTTTCGCCCAACAACAGGCAAATATGCCCTTTCTATAACAGGAAACCTTATCGGAATGCTCCTTGTAAAAAGTTATGACCGGGCTGAAAGGGTATATCAGGCAATGATTGCAAAAGGATACACTGGCAAACCATGCACTATCGTGGAATTTCATATGAAATCAAAAGATTATCTGGCAGGTATAATTATTATATCGGTTGCGATCCTGTTACATACCTATCATCTGGTGTTCTAA
- a CDS encoding peptidase associated/transthyretin-like domain-containing protein — protein sequence MNKRIINMLMLALILAMLATPAVSAHRVYLMHQVNEVEVKAWYGGGDPIANAEITIYAIKDGEEEIYIEDVTDEDGMYYFSPKLGVDEYRIIVSQMGHQDEIEIDLKGEGESTVENNSTDDTELPLTANIVAGIGYILGFAGIGLYARARKMQKE from the coding sequence ATGAATAAACGGATAATCAATATGCTGATGTTGGCCCTGATTCTTGCAATGCTTGCAACTCCCGCAGTTTCTGCCCATCGTGTTTATCTCATGCACCAGGTAAACGAAGTAGAGGTGAAGGCTTGGTATGGTGGCGGAGACCCCATAGCCAACGCCGAAATTACGATATATGCCATAAAAGACGGTGAAGAGGAGATTTATATTGAAGATGTAACCGATGAAGATGGTATGTACTATTTCTCCCCGAAACTCGGAGTGGATGAATATCGCATAATTGTCTCCCAGATGGGACATCAGGACGAAATTGAGATAGATCTCAAGGGTGAGGGAGAATCTACGGTAGAAAACAATTCCACAGATGACACGGAACTACCCCTCACAGCCAACATTGTAGCAGGAATCGGGTACATTCTGGGATTTGCCGGGATTGGATTGTACGCACGTGCCCGTAAAATGCAGAAAGAATGA
- the cbiM gene encoding cobalt transporter CbiM: MVHITDGVLSPIVIAAGWAATAILLALTLWRSNRKEEPLEQIPKISILTAAFFVASLIHISLGPTSVHLILNGLLGVLLGTLAYPAIFVGLILQAFLFQHGGITVIGVNTLNVGIPALIIAFIFKKGYSAGVNPSVLGIICGGLATLITALLMALVLVTTGEEFTEVAYAAIAAHAPIMIVEALVTGSVVGFLLKVKPEMLPERRSKNE; the protein is encoded by the coding sequence ATGGTACACATTACAGATGGTGTGCTTTCCCCGATAGTAATTGCAGCAGGCTGGGCAGCTACTGCAATATTGCTTGCCCTGACACTCTGGCGAAGTAACAGGAAGGAAGAGCCACTGGAACAGATCCCGAAAATATCCATATTGACAGCTGCTTTTTTTGTTGCTTCCCTGATACACATATCCCTGGGACCCACATCCGTACACCTGATACTCAACGGTTTACTCGGTGTCCTGTTGGGTACTCTTGCCTACCCCGCAATTTTTGTGGGCCTTATATTACAGGCATTCCTGTTCCAGCATGGAGGAATTACGGTGATCGGGGTGAACACATTGAATGTGGGCATACCTGCCTTAATCATAGCATTCATATTCAAGAAGGGATATTCGGCAGGTGTCAATCCATCCGTCCTGGGAATTATCTGCGGCGGACTTGCGACTTTGATAACAGCCCTCCTGATGGCCCTGGTTCTTGTCACTACAGGCGAGGAATTCACCGAAGTAGCCTATGCGGCTATTGCAGCCCACGCACCAATAATGATAGTTGAAGCCCTTGTGACAGGTTCTGTAGTCGGATTTCTGCTGAAGGTTAAACCTGAAATGTTACCTGAAAGGAGGTCAAAAAATGAATAA
- a CDS encoding DUF4198 domain-containing protein, giving the protein MRKIITTLLLAIMLVVTIGTASAHFTMVFPSDDENMWDVAPEDYIAELGEEKTIYIMWGHPYEHISFDVSSIPEVTITKPDGTTETLTVEETTVEGMDEDGNDGTFVAYKTSFTVDQMGDTVLAVKYEDGEEELIDYTKAVIHCGEEMWVGWDRKVGQETEIMPYMRPYGMEEGFVFAGQALHNDKPLADADVEIEIYHDLEEGKEVVEEAEEMYPYDAPMVFTRLTKSNSQGEFSYTLDEPGIWFVGATMEPESGKATRGVFIIPVIEEFPAEGSSGDYAELQQEVDEAKQLAQEAKESAESTTESAPGFEGIFAIAAILGAVFLSRRK; this is encoded by the coding sequence ATGAGAAAAATAATCACAACACTATTACTGGCTATTATGCTGGTCGTCACTATTGGAACGGCCAGTGCCCATTTCACCATGGTCTTCCCATCAGATGATGAAAATATGTGGGACGTTGCGCCTGAAGATTATATTGCAGAACTCGGAGAGGAAAAAACCATCTATATCATGTGGGGACATCCCTATGAACACATCTCTTTTGATGTAAGCTCGATACCCGAAGTGACCATCACAAAACCTGACGGGACAACAGAAACCCTCACTGTGGAGGAAACTACCGTAGAAGGAATGGATGAAGACGGCAATGATGGCACTTTTGTCGCCTACAAGACATCATTTACCGTGGATCAGATGGGCGACACTGTACTCGCAGTTAAATATGAAGACGGTGAGGAAGAACTCATTGATTACACCAAAGCCGTGATCCACTGCGGAGAAGAGATGTGGGTGGGCTGGGATCGTAAAGTAGGACAGGAAACGGAAATCATGCCCTACATGAGACCCTATGGCATGGAAGAAGGATTTGTTTTTGCAGGCCAGGCCCTCCACAACGATAAACCGCTGGCAGATGCAGATGTGGAAATTGAGATCTATCACGACCTTGAGGAAGGTAAAGAAGTTGTGGAAGAAGCAGAGGAAATGTATCCCTATGACGCTCCCATGGTCTTTACAAGGCTTACAAAATCCAATTCACAGGGAGAGTTCTCCTATACCCTTGACGAACCAGGCATCTGGTTTGTGGGTGCTACCATGGAACCAGAATCCGGAAAAGCAACACGAGGAGTGTTCATCATACCGGTGATCGAAGAGTTCCCTGCAGAAGGTTCAAGCGGTGACTATGCAGAACTCCAGCAGGAAGTGGATGAAGCAAAACAACTTGCACAAGAAGCAAAGGAATCCGCGGAATCCACCACTGAAAGTGCTCCCGGCTTTGAAGGGATATTTGCTATTGCCGCTATCCTTGGAGCAGTCTTCCTCAGCAGAAGAAAATAA
- the hisF gene encoding imidazole glycerol phosphate synthase subunit HisF → MLTKRIIPCLDVTLDEAGGTVVKGVEFLDLRKAGDPVELAKRYNEQGADELVFLDITASHEGRDTMIDVIQRTANEVFIPLTVGGGIGSVQRIREILRAGADKVSINTAAVKNPELVREGADIFGSQCIVVAIDCKRNSDIENNPDKTIIELEDGSRVWYEVVIYGGRKRTGIDTVQWAKQVEELGAGEILLTSMDRDGTYDGFDLPITRKLSEELEIPIIASGGVGGPEHMQEGFVKGKADAGLAASIFHFGEYTVDDVKKHLRKNNVPVRP, encoded by the coding sequence ATGCTCACAAAAAGAATCATCCCCTGTCTTGACGTAACCCTGGACGAAGCAGGCGGGACCGTAGTTAAGGGTGTGGAATTCCTTGACCTCAGGAAAGCCGGTGATCCGGTGGAACTGGCAAAACGCTATAATGAACAGGGCGCTGACGAACTGGTTTTCCTGGATATCACGGCATCCCATGAAGGCAGGGATACCATGATCGATGTGATCCAGCGCACGGCGAATGAGGTTTTCATTCCCCTGACCGTGGGAGGAGGTATCGGTTCGGTTCAACGTATAAGGGAGATTCTGCGTGCGGGTGCGGATAAAGTATCTATCAACACCGCCGCTGTCAAAAACCCGGAACTTGTGCGGGAAGGTGCGGATATATTCGGCTCCCAGTGTATTGTTGTTGCTATTGATTGTAAGCGCAATAGCGATATTGAGAACAATCCGGACAAGACCATTATAGAACTTGAGGATGGAAGCCGTGTATGGTATGAAGTCGTCATCTATGGCGGACGCAAACGTACCGGTATCGATACTGTACAGTGGGCCAAACAGGTGGAAGAACTGGGTGCAGGCGAGATCCTGCTAACCAGCATGGATCGTGATGGTACCTATGACGGTTTTGACCTGCCGATAACCCGTAAATTGTCCGAGGAACTGGAAATCCCAATTATTGCTTCCGGCGGTGTGGGTGGCCCTGAACACATGCAGGAAGGGTTTGTAAAAGGCAAAGCCGATGCAGGACTGGCTGCCAGTATTTTCCACTTCGGGGAATATACGGTTGATGATGTGAAAAAACACCTGCGTAAGAACAACGTGCCTGTACGACCCTGA
- a CDS encoding MazG nucleotide pyrophosphohydrolase domain-containing protein has protein sequence MEIAAFQQLMRDLYLENDKRRGKTATTLWLVEEVGELAEAIRRDDHDNIREELADCFAWIGALANLYGIDLEEVFSEKYPQSCPTCGKNPCICTD, from the coding sequence ATGGAAATAGCAGCCTTCCAGCAACTGATGCGTGATCTCTATCTGGAAAACGACAAAAGGCGGGGTAAAACAGCGACTACCCTCTGGTTGGTGGAAGAAGTGGGTGAGCTGGCTGAGGCTATCCGGCGGGATGATCACGATAATATCCGGGAAGAACTGGCTGACTGTTTTGCCTGGATAGGGGCCTTGGCAAATCTCTACGGGATAGACCTGGAGGAGGTATTCAGCGAGAAATATCCGCAGAGTTGTCCCACCTGTGGAAAGAATCCGTGCATCTGCACGGATTAA
- a CDS encoding DUF7490 domain-containing protein — MKNIKGSLKLLCLLLVMISLVSTSGCLRSFEEDSQLQIINIDVMAKDVRSAFVDLNVTMYVENYGETASNNNTTMILKAYNTRTGLLEIEKESSIGNIPAESTREVTIPVNLPKKDGYRVVALVFEDGSRKTGRQITLNNIEDLQGGLETPGVEISGMDFMVREVAENKVLIQNDIYLTNEGVGENKNYRMLVKAREMDARLIADKAWTDTGIFAPDETVIRSVNLSVPDNYNYAVEVILWEDNTIVRQGVDYVQLNPEKEIDKDKWLQTKDIDSGDFVVEGFGEAPAEEESASEYPTEEPGTPGFEIFGALVMLCMVYFVARRNKDE; from the coding sequence GTGAAAAATATAAAAGGTTCATTGAAGTTGTTATGCTTGTTGCTGGTGATGATATCCCTTGTATCAACAAGTGGCTGTCTTCGCTCTTTTGAAGAGGATAGCCAGTTACAAATAATCAATATTGACGTCATGGCAAAGGATGTCAGGAGTGCTTTTGTCGATCTCAATGTCACGATGTATGTTGAAAATTATGGGGAGACTGCCAGCAATAATAATACGACCATGATCCTGAAGGCTTATAATACCCGTACCGGGCTGCTTGAAATAGAAAAAGAAAGTTCCATTGGCAATATTCCTGCTGAATCCACACGGGAGGTCACTATACCCGTAAACCTGCCTAAAAAGGACGGTTATCGTGTGGTCGCACTGGTTTTTGAGGATGGCTCCCGGAAAACTGGCAGACAGATCACTCTGAATAATATTGAGGATTTGCAGGGGGGTCTGGAAACTCCGGGTGTTGAAATCAGTGGAATGGATTTCATGGTAAGGGAAGTTGCTGAGAATAAAGTGCTGATCCAGAATGATATCTATCTCACAAATGAGGGGGTTGGTGAAAACAAAAATTACCGGATGCTGGTCAAAGCCAGGGAAATGGATGCCCGCCTGATTGCTGATAAGGCGTGGACTGATACTGGCATTTTTGCACCGGATGAAACTGTGATCAGATCGGTCAATCTTAGCGTCCCTGACAATTACAACTATGCAGTTGAGGTAATTCTCTGGGAAGACAACACGATCGTCAGGCAGGGGGTGGATTATGTCCAGCTGAATCCTGAGAAGGAGATCGATAAGGACAAGTGGTTGCAGACAAAGGATATCGATTCCGGGGATTTTGTTGTTGAGGGATTCGGTGAGGCTCCCGCGGAAGAAGAATCAGCATCAGAATATCCGACTGAGGAGCCAGGTACACCTGGTTTTGAAATATTTGGTGCTTTGGTGATGCTTTGTATGGTGTATTTCGTGGCAAGGAGGAATAAGGATGAGTGA